In the Ictalurus punctatus breed USDA103 chromosome 7, Coco_2.0, whole genome shotgun sequence genome, one interval contains:
- the m1ap gene encoding meiosis 1 arrest protein yields MSGRNRSGASASQVCRVSSFSNQPPRVLIIDTSPPWWSETRSIVCEALENFLSLASSLEGPSRVPLLSLYAVNMQQECLLPFVQVKGNLVRLHSCVEELRSLPTEGCTRPQVELLKQAVLDSLQQYKHYTRHANLGNNLHGGSVEVTVLSSTEPGQAVLGKLEKGLKDSDLVSLRRLVVVHIAVEQNLPDREQAWSPESCSTDIIEKTDDDLMLGAEMDLQLVENSVIAMENILKAWLHDQTGQREHLQLLLPASVQTNSPKPIPAHRPDLVCIKCDMQERLVSPALLPFTPDLGAQTESIRDFPPASKSPSNQNSGPQRLRVIKALRAEGVCQSVLYGLPLVIRPTTCWQLDWEEMESNHQTFHALCHTLRTRDWFLLVRSETEFRSASSAVSYYVLQSSASLSLLLKPVLTRELMLPCNLPTSNEDPPLNTLNMVERCLEQLETDPAFNPLCLGSNLYPYLRMRGLRSRSYCSQSQSQARGQRRDTNRPAEGSTPRQLQQGRVRAMVAPLSSAPPVKMSRPPLTMSRSRPHDPSLCLADDDVDNDLLMMM; encoded by the exons ATGAGTGGCAGAAACCGGTCAGGTGCTTCAGCCAGCCAGGTGTGCCGTGTGTCGTCCTTCTCCAATCAGCCACCCCGTGTACTGATAATTGACACGTCACCACCTTGGTGGTCAGAGACACGTTCCATCGTGTGTGAGGCCCTTGAGAACTTCCTGTCTCTGGCAAGCAGTCTGGAGGGACCCAGTCGAGTACCTCTGCTCAGCCTCTATGCAGTAAACATGCAGCAGGAGTGTCTGCTGCCATTTGTG CAGGTGAAAGGGAATCTTGTGCGTTTGCACTCATGTGTGGAGGAGCTGCGCTCTCTGCCTACAGAGGGCTGTACACGGCCACAGGTCGAGCTTCTTAAACAGGCAGTACTGGACAGCCTGCAGCAGTATAAACACTACACCCGCCATGCCAATCTGGGGAACAACCTCCATGGTGGCTCTGTAGAG GTGACTGTACTGAGCAGTACTGAGCCGGGCCAGGCTGTACTTGGGAAGCTGGAAAAGGGCCTGAAGGACTCTGACCTGGTCAGTCTGCGACGGCTGGTGGTCGTCCACATCGCTGTAGAACAGAACCTTCCAGACAGAGAGCAAGCCTGGAGCCCAGAGTCCTGCTCTACAGACATTATTGAGAAGACAGACG ATGATCTGATGCTAGGGGCCGAGATGGACTTGCAGCTAGTGGAGAACAGCGTCATCGCTATGGAGAACATTCTGAAGGCATGGCTTCATGACCAAACAGGACAAAGAGAGCACCTTCAGCTGCTGTTACCTGCATCTGTACAAACAAACAGTCCAAAACCCATTCCTGCTCACAGACCTGATCTTG TGTGCATAAAGTGCGACATGCAGGAAAGGCTTGTGAGCCCAGCTCTTCTCCCCTTCACGCCTGACCTTGGAGCCCAAACTGAGAGCATACGGGACTTCCCTCCAGCAAGCAAGAGCCCGTCTAATCAGAACTCAGGGCCACAGCGACTCAGAGTCATCAA AGCTCTGCGTGCAGAAGGAGTGTGTCAGTCTGTTCTGTACGGCCTTCCACTAGTCATCAGACCTACAACTTGCTGGCAGCTGGACTGGGAAGAGATGGAGAGCAACCATCAGACCTTCCACGCTCTCTGCCACACACTCAGA ACCCGTGACTGGTTTCTCTTAGTGCGTTCAGAGACTGAGTTTCGTTCTGCATCCAGCGCAGTTTCCTACTACGTGCTCCAGTCTTcagcctccctctctctcttattaaAACCTGTCCTCACACGAGAATTAATGCTGCCCTGCAATCTGCCTACCTCAAACGAGGACCCACCACTCAACACACTCAATATGGTGGAg AGATGTCTGGAGCAACTGGAGACAGACCCTGCGTTTAACCCTCTTTGTCTGGGCAGTAATCTCTACCCATACCTGAGGATGAGAGGCCTGCGCTCTCGCTCCTACTGCTCTCAGTCTCAGAGCCAAGCACGAGGCCAACGTCGAGACACAAACCGACCAGCAGAGGGCTCCACACCTCGGCAG TTGCAGCAAGGTCGTGTCAGAGCGATGGTTGCTCCTCTGTCCTCTGCACCCCCGGTCAAGATGTCCCGCCCCCCTCTGACCATGAGCCGCTCACGACCACATGACCCCTCCCTTTGCTTAGCGGACGATGACGTGGATAACGATCTTCTTATGAtgatgtga